From a single Couchioplanes caeruleus genomic region:
- the eccB gene encoding type VII secretion protein EccB, translated as MQTQRDHVHAHTFMMGRLSSALVEGDPTSAEIPGRRALTGVLLGILVVVLVAGGFAVYGWIVPGGSKAFRQAGAILVEKESGNRYVYLDGMLRPTPNLTSAMLVQGASAKVKLISQNSLKDIPRGPAIGIANAPQTVPAAKDLVTGPWLTCLPGSVVEDPVDGLGVDLDPRAPSEPLPADRFSVVRGGGRTYLIALGRKFLVKDDAVLVALGAANVRPTRAPQMWLDWLLDGPALGPAKIEGAGSDGPEVDGKRYPVGTLFRQRPAVGDEQLFVLRRDGLAPMSRTEFLLADADRGGRPVDVDAAAIVDAPRSADRSLTDRLPDLATLRWQDAGDRVLCLRQQPVAKDVVASMPVLTTRAWSAVTDQGKPYVYVRPATGMVVAPVPQASQIRVEASLISDEGVAYPLADQQTVSALKLDRAGLVPFPRSLLAALPQGPLLSRAAVAGGSGR; from the coding sequence ATGCAGACCCAGCGCGACCACGTCCACGCACACACCTTCATGATGGGCCGCCTCAGCTCCGCCCTCGTCGAGGGCGACCCGACCAGCGCGGAGATCCCGGGCCGCCGGGCGCTGACCGGCGTCCTGCTGGGCATCCTCGTCGTGGTGCTGGTGGCGGGCGGCTTCGCCGTCTACGGCTGGATCGTCCCCGGCGGCAGCAAGGCGTTCCGGCAGGCCGGCGCGATCCTCGTGGAGAAGGAGAGCGGCAACCGGTACGTCTACCTCGACGGCATGCTGCGTCCCACCCCGAACCTCACCTCGGCGATGCTGGTGCAGGGCGCGTCGGCCAAGGTCAAGCTGATCTCACAGAACTCGCTGAAGGACATCCCGCGCGGGCCGGCCATCGGTATCGCGAACGCGCCGCAGACCGTACCGGCGGCCAAGGACCTGGTGACCGGCCCCTGGCTCACCTGCCTGCCCGGCTCGGTGGTCGAGGACCCGGTCGACGGCCTCGGGGTCGACCTGGACCCGCGCGCGCCCTCCGAGCCGCTGCCGGCCGACCGGTTCAGCGTGGTCCGCGGCGGCGGGCGGACGTACCTGATCGCGCTGGGCCGCAAGTTCCTCGTGAAGGACGACGCCGTGCTCGTGGCGCTGGGTGCGGCGAACGTACGGCCCACCCGCGCGCCGCAGATGTGGCTCGACTGGCTGCTGGACGGCCCGGCCCTCGGCCCCGCGAAGATCGAGGGCGCCGGGTCGGACGGACCCGAGGTCGACGGGAAGCGCTACCCGGTCGGCACCCTGTTCCGGCAGCGCCCCGCCGTGGGCGACGAGCAGTTGTTCGTGCTGCGCCGCGACGGGCTGGCGCCGATGAGCCGTACGGAATTCCTCCTCGCCGACGCCGACCGCGGCGGCCGGCCGGTCGACGTGGACGCGGCGGCCATCGTGGACGCCCCGCGGTCGGCGGACCGGTCGCTGACCGACCGGCTGCCCGACCTCGCCACCCTGCGCTGGCAGGATGCCGGCGACCGGGTGCTCTGCCTGCGCCAGCAGCCCGTCGCGAAGGACGTCGTCGCGAGCATGCCGGTCCTGACCACCCGGGCCTGGTCGGCGGTGACCGACCAGGGCAAGCCCTACGTGTACGTCCGCCCGGCCACCGGCATGGTGGTGGCGCCCGTCCCGCAGGCGTCGCAGATCCGCGTCGAGGCCTCACTCATCTCCGATGAAGGGGTCGCGTACCCCCTCGCGGACCAGCAGACCGTCTCGGCGCTGAAGCTGGACAGAGCCGGTCTCGTCCCGTTCCCCCGGAGCCTGCTGGCGGCCCTGCCGCAGGGACCGTTGCTGAGCCGAGCCGCCGTCGCCGGCGGCTCAGGGAGGTAG